One window of Myxocyprinus asiaticus isolate MX2 ecotype Aquarium Trade chromosome 6, UBuf_Myxa_2, whole genome shotgun sequence genomic DNA carries:
- the c6h14orf119 gene encoding uncharacterized protein C14orf119 homolog: MAWFHQAFQGSSQPDASMMPQMAEDPSQTQVSNYTATQLGMSDRHGWSNLPPVPITNFPSASGGMVPQRLDELSCTSLNMGARVDPMPLSYVTLQEQRCALSWFLGWNPAQKERFLEDLISKAVPGKVSSLLDQLNTLQVNDRPPNIFECQLRLWTQWFESWSEEERNAFLNSLEEKDPVFVAYFYSRVAGTAGRD, from the exons ATGGCTTGGTTCCATCAGGCTTTCCAAGGCTCAAGCCAACCAGATGCCTCAATGATGCCCCAAATGGCGGAAGATCCATCCCAAACACAAGTCTCCAACTACACAGCTACACAGTTAGGAATGTCTGATAGACATGGTTGGTCAAACCTTCCTCCAGTCCCCATCACAAACTTTCCCTCTGCCTCAGGGGGCATGGTCCCCCAACGTTTGGACGAACTGTCCTGCACATCCCTCAACATGGGGGCAAGAGTAGACCCCATGCCATTGTCGTATGTGACACTTCAGGAGCAGCGATGTGCACTCAGTTGGTTTTTGGGATGGAATCCTGCTCAGAAGGAGCGCTTTCTTGAAGATTTGATCTCAAAGGCTGTGCCTGGAAAGGTCTCCAGTTTATTGGATCAGCTCAACACATTACAG GTGAATGATCGCCCACCTAACATTTTTGAATGCCAGTTAAGGCTGTGGACACAGTGGTTCGAGTCATGGAGTGAAGAGGAAAGAAATGCCTTTTTAAACAGCTTAGAGGAGAAGGACCCTGTCTTTGTTGCTTACTTCTATAGTCGGGTTGCTGGAACAGCAGGCAGAGATTAG